The Anaerolineales bacterium genome has a window encoding:
- a CDS encoding serine/threonine protein kinase: MAGLVGQMLDHYRLVEQIGQGGMATVYRAMDTRKLVEVAIKVLSPTLGGDKRFVRRFRREAQVVSRLKHPNIVGVTDYGEQMGYAYLVMPFVVGDTLYDRMTRRGVTQAEAARWMGQTAEALQFAHDRGVIHRDIKPSNIMVTRQGLAQLTDFGLARMTESSTSLTGSMILGTPAYVSPEQGRGGEVGPRSDQYSFGVILYQLSTGRLPFESDTAMGTVLMHLQEPAPPPRLYNPNLAPQVERVILKCLAKPPEDRFASVAALNDAYQRALRGDLLPEVEVPPARPAAPVRPAAPAVPRAARPRWPGYLLGAVALVALMVIGAALFLPPATPPPGPEAATGAAATLAPAVVPGLLASPTSGLPTPTATPVTSASCPGVTMLPFTRSGQEVSWPIDNGGTVPIRLSHFVPSFPSENPLQAVWLGGELLWEPPAEGPYPETGELPGDARSAIDAGTVATLRLV, from the coding sequence ATGGCTGGGTTGGTCGGCCAGATGCTCGACCACTATCGGCTGGTCGAGCAGATCGGCCAAGGCGGCATGGCGACGGTCTACCGTGCCATGGACACCCGGAAACTGGTCGAGGTGGCCATCAAGGTGCTTTCCCCGACGCTGGGCGGCGACAAGCGATTCGTCCGCCGCTTTCGCCGCGAAGCCCAGGTGGTCTCGCGCCTCAAACACCCGAATATCGTGGGGGTCACGGACTACGGCGAGCAGATGGGGTATGCCTATCTGGTCATGCCCTTCGTCGTCGGCGACACGCTGTACGACCGCATGACGCGCCGGGGCGTGACCCAGGCCGAGGCTGCCCGGTGGATGGGCCAAACCGCTGAGGCACTGCAGTTCGCTCACGACCGCGGTGTGATCCATCGCGATATCAAGCCGTCGAACATCATGGTCACCCGGCAGGGGCTCGCCCAGCTGACCGACTTCGGCCTGGCGCGCATGACCGAGAGCTCGACGAGCCTGACCGGGTCGATGATCCTGGGAACGCCGGCCTACGTTTCGCCCGAGCAGGGCCGGGGCGGAGAGGTCGGCCCCCGTTCCGACCAGTACTCCTTCGGTGTGATCCTGTATCAGCTCTCGACGGGCAGATTGCCGTTCGAGTCGGACACGGCCATGGGCACCGTCCTGATGCACTTACAGGAGCCGGCGCCTCCCCCGCGGCTGTACAACCCGAATCTGGCTCCCCAGGTCGAACGGGTCATCCTTAAGTGCCTGGCAAAGCCGCCCGAGGATCGGTTCGCATCGGTAGCGGCGCTGAACGATGCCTATCAGCGGGCCTTGCGGGGCGACTTGCTGCCCGAGGTTGAGGTGCCACCCGCCCGGCCGGCCGCACCCGTGCGACCCGCAGCCCCGGCCGTGCCGCGGGCGGCGCGACCCCGGTGGCCGGGCTACCTCCTGGGGGCCGTCGCACTGGTGGCGCTAATGGTGATCGGAGCCGCCCTGTTTCTCCCTCCCGCCACGCCGCCGCCAGGGCCGGAGGCTGCCACGGGTGCAGCTGCTACCCTGGCTCCGGCGGTCGTCCCTGGGCTTCTGGCTAGCCCGACCAGCGGGCTGCCCACTCCGACAGCCACCCCGGTGACGTCGGCCAGCTGCCCTGGCGTGACCATGCTCCCGTTCACCCGCAGCGGACAGGAGGTTTCCTGGCCGATCGACAATGGAGGAACCGTCCCGATCCGGCTGTCCCACTTCGTCCCTTCGTTCCCGTCCGAAAATCCACTCCAAGCCGTGTGGCTCGGCGGAGAGCTGCTGTGGGAGCCTCCGGCGGAAGGCCCCTACCCGGAGACGGGAGAGCTCCCCGGCGATGCGCGCTCGGCAATCGACGCCGGCACCGTCGCCACCCTGAGGTTGGTG